One part of the Aricia agestis chromosome Z, ilAriAges1.1, whole genome shotgun sequence genome encodes these proteins:
- the LOC121739371 gene encoding uncharacterized protein LOC121739371 translates to METDDEKSKLAKLLQDLEVPELKLPEKCNDVIRYIRQKFETENDEEPFAMEEYDNPYVVDKNLLLENERKLKELIAESRREKRDLNISLSESDIKRPWRINSHKEKLARIDSKLKRHSEKSKEAINPVEENQMRFLIQECEKEGQVSCPVSANRLQEIVLEAKKDLPNFQYQVQNTTATNILPEAHTVVNKKN, encoded by the exons ATGGAGACTGATGACGAGAAATCTAAACTTGCAAAACTTTTACAAGACCTCGAAGTCCCAGAATTGAAATTACCAGAAAAATGTAACGATGTAATTAGATATATCCGTCAAAAGTTTGAAACAGAAAACGACGAGGAACCATTCGCCATGGAGGAATATGACAACCCTTATGTTGTGGACAAAAATCTGCTTCTAGAAAACgaaagaaaactaaaagaaCTAATAGCAGAAAGCAGACG gGAGAAAAGAGATTTAAATATCAGTTTGTCAGAATCAGATATTAAAAGACCATGGAGAATAAATTCACACAAAGAAAAACTCGCTAGAATAGACAGCAAACTAAAAAGACATTCAGAAAAATCCAAAGAAGCTATTAATCCAGTGGAAGAGAATCAAATGAGATTCTTAATTCAGGAATGTGAAAAGGAAGGTCAGGTTTCATGTCCAGTGTCGGCAAACCGCTTACAGGAAATTGTTTTAGAAGCAAAGAAAGATCTTCCCAATTTTCAATATCAAGTTCAAAATACTACAGCTACTAATATACTGCCAGAAGCTCATACcgttgttaataaaaaaaattaa